GCGAACCAATTTTTAAAGATCGTATGCGTTTCATCATGCTTTCTCCCCTGGTGGTGAGTATACCTGTAGATAGGGGTGGAAAACTTTACCATAGGTATCTTTTGCCTGATGAACCTGAGTTTCAGCAAGCTTTGAAATCAAATCTTTTGAAGAAATATTCGGCTTTCTATGATGAAAAAATCGAGGCGGAATTTTCAATCGAACCAGACTGGGACTACATTCGTAGACGTGGCAGGATCACCAAGTTGATAGCTATCAAAGACATACAAGTGAGAGGAACTGTTTTTCCGTTCACTGCGGTTGGGGATACGAGGCTGATAAAACTCGGTTATGAAGCAGGCTTTGGTGAGAAGAACAGCCTGGGTTTTGGAATGGTAACTACTATGAAGGAAACTTGAATTTGTTGATTAGTGAATCGCACCATTCTTTTTATCTCACGATGCTAAGTAAATTCTTATAGAGAAGATCGTACTCTTTAACCAAACTGGAATATTCAGATGCAAGCGTTGTGTCAGGTTGAACCAACTTTGAGAGTATCCCATTGTGCAGTATTGACGATGTAGGTATAAGTTCTTTCTCCTCTGAAAGAAGT
This sequence is a window from Pseudothermotoga sp.. Protein-coding genes within it:
- the cas6 gene encoding CRISPR-associated endoribonuclease Cas6; the protein is MRLEVIFKTKHSVIPINYQYQLCSFVYKRLRHEDQDFASFLHDRGFKGFKLFTFSQLFFDSSTVKDRMLLVGEGKGRWYISSCSEDFIRNFFSSMIESPVIEIEGNFFEIEQINTLSEPIFKDRMRFIMLSPLVVSIPVDRGGKLYHRYLLPDEPEFQQALKSNLLKKYSAFYDEKIEAEFSIEPDWDYIRRRGRITKLIAIKDIQVRGTVFPFTAVGDTRLIKLGYEAGFGEKNSLGFGMVTTMKET